From the Synechococcus sp. HK01-R genome, one window contains:
- a CDS encoding glycosyltransferase family 4 protein, with protein sequence MRIRFYGHLRAGFGLAGGASATARILQACGCDLELVDLPLASHAAIRELEPPPAPRHAQPVHVDLVHTNPNILASTPELLEAHPLKAPLRIGYWAWELECFPAGWERFFSGYQEIWCPSAFTAQALAQRSPVPVVAVPHLPDWPHLQARSEARRRWRQQAAARPFTFLSLFDYWSTTERKNPAGVIQAFQSAFPQAERGGPSVQLLIKASSAEQFPEQAAALKAISAGDRRIRWLEQLLPQNKLDALYQHADALVSLHRAEGFGLTLAEAMALGMPTIATGYSGNLEFMPPGSALLIPWQRQILTRSAGDYQTGALWAEPDLQAAAAAMRQLAEDPSAAAALGRRGQQRVRERLSQERLSGIVRQRLGRWLLDLPASAA encoded by the coding sequence ATGCGGATCCGGTTCTATGGCCATCTGCGGGCCGGTTTCGGCCTGGCCGGTGGGGCCAGTGCCACCGCCCGGATCCTCCAGGCCTGTGGTTGCGACTTGGAGCTGGTGGATCTGCCCTTGGCCAGCCATGCTGCGATTCGGGAGCTGGAGCCGCCACCAGCGCCCAGGCACGCCCAACCAGTGCATGTGGATCTGGTGCACACCAACCCCAACATCCTCGCCAGCACTCCGGAGCTGCTGGAAGCGCACCCCCTGAAAGCGCCCCTGCGCATCGGCTACTGGGCCTGGGAGCTGGAGTGCTTCCCAGCCGGCTGGGAACGGTTCTTCTCGGGTTACCAGGAAATCTGGTGTCCGAGCGCCTTCACCGCCCAGGCCCTGGCCCAACGCAGCCCGGTGCCGGTGGTCGCCGTGCCCCACCTCCCCGACTGGCCCCACCTCCAGGCCCGATCAGAAGCCAGACGACGCTGGCGGCAGCAGGCCGCAGCCCGCCCCTTCACCTTCCTCAGCCTGTTCGATTACTGGAGCACGACCGAGCGCAAAAATCCCGCCGGCGTGATCCAGGCCTTCCAGAGCGCCTTTCCCCAAGCGGAACGGGGTGGCCCCTCAGTGCAGTTGCTGATCAAAGCCAGCAGTGCCGAGCAGTTCCCCGAGCAAGCTGCAGCCCTGAAGGCCATCAGTGCCGGTGATCGCCGCATCCGCTGGCTCGAGCAGTTGTTGCCCCAGAACAAGCTCGATGCCCTGTATCAACACGCCGATGCCCTGGTGAGCCTGCACCGCGCTGAGGGCTTCGGGCTCACCCTCGCTGAAGCGATGGCCCTGGGCATGCCCACCATCGCCACCGGCTACTCCGGCAACCTGGAGTTCATGCCACCAGGCAGCGCCCTGCTGATCCCCTGGCAACGGCAAATCCTCACGCGCAGCGCTGGCGACTACCAGACCGGGGCGCTCTGGGCCGAACCGGATCTCCAGGCCGCAGCCGCGGCCATGCGGCAACTGGCCGAAGATCCCAGCGCCGCCGCTGCGCTTGGACGGCGCGGCCAGCAGAGGGTGCGGGAACGACTCAGCCAGGAGCGGCTGAGCGGAATTGTGCGTCAGCGCCTGGGGCGCTGGTTGCTCGACCTGCCGGCGTCGGCAGCGTGA
- a CDS encoding peptidylprolyl isomerase, which produces MTSLPATSEASHHWLEWPCEAVIEALETTDLLSVWLGRRIETIVAEGNPLATWQPQHFEPKAHELFLELGPQLDRVCLSVLQIDDAHLAQEWFFKLQEGDASFAELAPQSLGNSRDSGGHLGPLRVEDLQPPLDRLALRAQPGVVQPPLRLPGGRFIVLRLDSRQPAQFDGTTCKELMLRLHRQWLTEAIATLRATNPEPGSRCLIPLP; this is translated from the coding sequence ATGACTTCACTCCCTGCCACCTCCGAAGCATCGCATCACTGGCTCGAGTGGCCCTGTGAGGCAGTGATTGAGGCTCTAGAGACCACTGATCTACTGTCCGTCTGGCTCGGACGACGCATCGAGACCATTGTGGCGGAGGGCAACCCCTTAGCCACCTGGCAACCCCAGCATTTCGAACCAAAGGCCCACGAACTCTTTCTTGAGCTGGGCCCCCAACTGGATCGCGTCTGTCTGTCGGTGCTCCAGATTGATGATGCCCACCTCGCCCAGGAATGGTTCTTCAAGTTGCAAGAGGGTGATGCTTCCTTCGCAGAGCTGGCACCACAGTCTCTCGGCAACAGCCGCGACAGTGGCGGCCACCTTGGACCTTTACGTGTCGAGGATCTGCAACCACCCCTCGATCGGCTCGCCCTCAGGGCGCAACCAGGCGTTGTCCAACCACCCTTGCGTTTACCAGGCGGACGCTTCATTGTGCTGCGGCTGGACAGTCGTCAGCCGGCACAGTTCGATGGCACCACCTGCAAGGAGCTCATGCTTCGCCTGCACCGTCAATGGCTCACGGAGGCGATCGCCACACTCCGCGCAACCAACCCCGAGCCGGGATCCCGCTGTTTGATCCCCTTGCCATGA